CGTTGCCAATATAGCCTACTAGCAGCTAGCCAGTTGATGATGTGGGGATGCGCATCTGCACCGTGCTCGCGCTGGACGTGTTTTTCTGCATCAATGGCGCCACACTAGTACGTGCGGTAATGGTGCAATGTATTTTACTATTAATATTACACACGGTAATGAGATTATTTGAACTGTGTTCTCATTTCTCTCTGTACTAACAGGTCACATcaacagtactgtagctagttattCAGCTTTGCAAAACATATTTTAGTTTTTCATGCTCAAAGTCTGTCAGTCTAAGCTTCATTTTGGGAAATCACTAAATTGTCCTCAGTCTGTCCACACATTGATCTGCCCGAAAATCACAACATTATAAATTCCCTGCTAATTCGAAGGTTTAAAGACATCTGTGATGGGTATCTAACAATAACTCTGCTCAGGCTTTGTCCCACCTCAAGCTGATCAATATGTAAGTCGATTCTCTTGTTGAGTGAAGCATGATCTTTGATTCTATGAATAAACTCGTCACAGACCGTTTGGTCTTAAGCAAATCGTGAATTGGCAGATACAGTTTGGAGCTTGTTTTGCAGTCTTTGACCAAGCCAACTCACCTGGCTTTGCTGAACACACCAGTGTCAATATGATGACATTATATCTTGCTTTGTGACTTGTTTTCCCAGGTGATATTGAAGACAAGACATACTGCACTAAGTTTCTGATCATATCAGCAGCCTTTCTGGGTTTGATCTTGAAGTGGGCTTTTCTGTTTACAAATGGAGAATGGAGACTGGGGCCATAGGGTATGTAACACAGGACAACCTGAAGTCAAGGCTACCTTAAAATTCAGGGCAGATTAAGAGTAATGTTGATGGCTACTGAGATGAGTATGTTGACCAGTACCACAGTGGTTAGAATTAAATATGTTTGATGCATTGCCAGATGTTTTTGTTCAACATATCTTGCTGTTGTTTCTTGATTTATTCATATAGCTATATTCATGTTCTTGTCTAATTCCACAATGCTAATGTATTATCACTCTGTAGATGACTAACCCAGTGACCTTGAATGTGGGGGGCCACCTGTACACCACCTCCCTATCAACCCTGCAGCGGTACCCAGACTCCATGCTGGGCGCCATGTTCCGCGGGGATTTTCCCACAACGCGGGACGCCCAGGGAAACTACTTCATCGACCGCGATGGGACGCTCTTCCGGTACGTGCTGAACTTCCTACGTACGTCCGAGCTCACGCTCCCTGTGGACTTCACTGAAACTGACCTCCTGAGGAAGGAGGCGGATTTCTACTTGATCGAACCGTTGATCCATTGCCTCAACGAACCCAAGCCGCTCTACCCTCTGGACATCTTTGAGCAGGTGGTTGAGCTGTCCAGCACACGGAAACTATCCAAGTATTCAAACCCAGTGGCCGTCATTATCACACAGCTCACCATAACAACCAAGGTGCAAGCCCTGCTGGAGGGCATCTGCAAAAATTTCACCAAGTGGAACAAACACATGATGGACACAAGAGACTTCCAGGTGTCCTTCACTTTTGGACCGTGTGACTACCACCAGGAAGTGACCCTCAGGGTTCACCTAATGGACTATATTATGAAGCAGGGCTTCACCATCCGGAACACTCGAGTGCATCACATGAGCGAGCGAGCCAATGAGAATACAGTGGAGCACCACTGGACATTCTGCAGACCGGCTCGCAAAGTAGAAGACTGATGACTGTGCCACAGCTGTAGTAAATGGAGTCACTTCCATACAGTTTCCATCATCATCGCTCTAAAATGGCAACATACTGACATTATTATGGTATTgttgaaagaaaaaaagaaaagctgGTTGGTCTGGTTGTAATGAGGTTTCATTGCCATGATGATAAGAAATCACTGTGTATAAGACAATATCCTATAATGGGTTCATCCTTCACAATGGAAGAGAGAAGGTGCAAATAACAAGTGATAAATTCATGCCCTAATACTATAAACACACTTTGATTGTGAAAATAAATAATGCATAATAATCAACAGTTCTTCTGTAAATATATGGATACATCTGTCTTATCTGAATGTTAACAATGTCTGTTTAGGCATAAATTGCATATGGTTACGATATCTGCATGGTGCAATTGAGAATCCAGGCATTATTGCATTTTCAATATGAAGTATTATATTTCAACATTCTTGAGCTCATGTCATCAGTGATGTAGTTTGTCTTAGAGCTGGGGGATATGGACAAAAAAACATACCGCCATAGATTGCATGAATTGATGCGATAATGATAAATAGCTAGATAAGTTTAGAACCATGTGCaccaccatttaaaaaaaaatatcctttAAATTACTACTGCTATTATATTAgcaaacttatttcatttcaatcttcacatttctctagtataggctacttatttGATCAAATTTGATTTCTTGTAATGAACGATATCAGTAAAATACTTGCGATAAGTGATCGGTATGGTCGGTGTCGATCATTTTCcgtttatcgtcccagctctagtTGGTCTATCCGACAAATAAATCCATTTGTCATAATCTGTTTCATAGATGGGAATATTCTTGGTTTAGCCTACCTTCAATAGTACCCAGGGTAAGCAATTTATTTTTATCTAGTCAAACACCTGATTCACTTAATCAATGGCTTGGTGATTAGTTGGTGAGTTGAATCAGATAGGTAATGCTGTGTTCATAACAGGTGGGGAACTTTAAAGAAACTACTTGTAAACTGGAAGCAACGAGTTGTGTGCGTTCACACCAAATCACatttcattggtcacatacacatatttagcagatcttattgcaggtgtagtgaagtgcttgtgttcctaactccaacagtgccgtagtatctaacaatttacaacaatacacaaatccaaaagtaaaataatggaattaagaaatgtataaatattaggacgagcaatgccGTAgttgcattgactaaaatacagtagaatagaatacagtatatacatatgagatgagtaaatcagtatgcaaacattattcaagtgacgagtgttccattattaaagtggccagtaatTCAGTAATCCATGTCTATGGATATAGGGCAGCGGCCTCTAAGGTGCagagttgagtaaccgggtggtagctggctatttaacagtctgatggccttgagatagaagctgtttttcagtctttcggtcccaggtttgatgcacctgtactgactgcgccttctagatgatagcggGGGGAACATgccgtggcttgggtggttgatgtccttgatgatctttttggccttcctgtgacatcgggtactgtaggtgccctggagggcaggcagtgtacccccggtgatgtgttgggcagaccgcaccaccctctagagagtcctgtggttgcgggcggtgcagttcccgtaccaggcgttgatacagcccgacaggatgctatcaattgtgcatctgtaaaagtttgtgagggtcttaggagccaagccaaatttcttcagcttcctgcggttgaagaggcgctgttgtgccgccttcaccacagtctgtgtgggtggaccatttcagattgtcagtgatgtgtatgccaaggaacttgaagctttccacctccactgcggtcccgttgatgtggatagatacatgctccctctgctgtttcctgaagtccacgatcagctccttcgttttgttgaggtagaggttattgtcctggcaccactctgccagggccctcacctcttccctgtaggctgtctcgtcaatgttggtaatcaggcctactactgttgtgtcgtctgcaaacttggtgattgagttggaggcgtgtgtggccacgcagtcatgggtgaacagagagtacaggagggggctgagcacacacccttgtggggcccctgtgttgaggatcagtgaagtggaggtgttgtttcctaccttcaccgcctgggggcagcccgtcaggaaatccaggacccagttgcacggtcatttagttcagttacctttgctttcttgggtacaggaacaatggtggacagcagactgggatagggagagattgaatacagttgaagtcagaagtttacatacaccttagccaaatacatttaaactcagtttttcacaattcctgacatttaatcctagtaataattccctgtcttaggttagttaggatcaccactttattttaagaatgtgaaatgtcagaataatagtagagtgatttatttcagtttttatttctttcatcacattcccagtggatgtgaagtttacatacactcaattagtatttggtagcatagccttcaaattgtttacggtgtttagcttgtccaggaGCAAGATGTTGGTGTCCTggttggttttccttttgtaatccgtgattgtctgtagaccttgCCACATAAATCTTGTGTCTGTACTGACTTTTTCCCTGTTCGATTGCCTTACTGAGGGAGTAACTACactgtattcaaccatattcccagtcaacatgccatggttaaatgcgttggttcacgctttcagttttgcacgaatgcagCCATCTATTATTCTTGgtaaggtgaacaaaaggacttgagtttctgtatgttatcacactAAACATGAAATAATGCCTTTCTTCacagagagttctttattcctgcctgcgcaatgtactgagaacccagctggctgtatggacagacagtatatcccgagagtgccatgattctgtgaaacagagtatgttatggtccctgatgtctctctggaaggagagatgCTATGAACTTGTTGAGAACGCCAATTGGCTAATGGCAAACAAGCTGCGGCAACCATAAcctaaaagtacagctatcatgctcgCAAACAGTGTAGCGTTGGGTAAATGCAAATAAACACCATTTAcataatatatttttattttgcaCAAGGGTTTACCCACCTTTTGCGGAAAAATGCATTAAAGTGTTAGGTAGTGTCACTTTATTCACCACGAACGGCGATcagtttaacttttttttttaccacatcactgttcaatgtaacagtattgcttccgtccctcttctttccccaacctgggctcgaaccagggaccctctgaacaACTGCGTCCCACAAAGCATTTACCTACtgtatcgctccacaaaagctgccCGATTGAAACACTACTAGCgcgcaccgctaactagctagccatttcacaccagttACACTTGCAaacaaattgttttttcccccttttatttaactatgcaagtcagttaagaacaaattcttattttcaatgacagcctaggaacagtgccttgttcaggggcaaaacagctgatttttaccttgtcagctcagggatttgaggTTTtgaaaccactaggctacctgccacccccatgtGGGACAATTCCGAGCTCAGAGATGATAGAcaagtttcccactagtaattaccagttagaGGGGcgttcaagtggatttttcccagtCATATGCTGGTATTTTCGAATTTACGAGATGTTATGAATGAAGCATTAATGTTGTGCAATAGGGCAATAACAACAGGGAAACACTTGAATCTTGTCAGCTCCATTTACTGTATCTGGAACACTGATTACACCCAATGGTTTATGCCTTGTTTAAAACCTGGGGTTCAATTAGTATTTTATGCAAATAGTGGAAATGTCTACAGCTGACTATAAACAAACTCAACTTCCAAAAACAAACCTTATATGGAAAGATGAGTGAATAGGATTCTGCATGTAGGTTCCAGGGTCAGGCTGACCTCGTGAACAACAAGGGGTATGTCTCCAAATGGGGTTAATTTTCCATTTCCAAATCTGCTCTATTCACATTCTAATCTTTTATGTTCCATCTAACACCCGTCTATAACCCCTCCCACTGCAGTGTTCGGTCTTCTTCAACATTTCaccttgttttttgtttttttacaaagTCTTTCTATTAAGTCTAAAACCGACCCTCGGCATTAACCACTATTCAGGACAGTTTTTATGCGACTAGTCATACAATATATTTCTTTAAATCATACAATTATAAATGCGGACAGATAATTTGTTCGTTCTACATGGTGGGAACTTTCTGTCAGTAAAAcgtattatgcgagaaatggcggtggaaacgcctttatgctaaaatattgatataataaccaccaAATCGAAGTAAACTTCGAGTCAAgcgatatggtgtgtggtcctcccattacgactcgggaaagcatgGAGTTTTATGCTAAATCTTAAATAAATTACGaaattcacagggtggtgaaagagcACGGCGATGAGCtttgctcctttccaataaataaaaAACCTAGCTTTCCATCGAATTGGCGACATATTTTCATGCGGATATTCTAAAAtccacataaaaacaatatgcccaCCAGAGAGGTCTCCATCTAACTGACTTGTTgcaggctgtgcgtgatgacgtagcgCACATACAAATACCCTTTTCAATTAATCCCATGTATCTAATAAAGAATacaaatgaaatgggtttccatcgaattttcaactctactggtgGTTtctcaggtaaaaaaaaaaaaaagagaagcgTTTTGTAGCcagtgtgcccactctggtatcgGTACTGTCATCTTCGCGCTGCTGTTTAGAGTGTATGTACAGCCTACATGAGATTACATTTGTGTCAAAGCCAAGCATTGGTGATCATGTCACCAAAATAAGACCCACGATATGTATAGGAaagcagcatcaagctcatcaccttgaattttcaccaccctgtgaagttcatcattgaTTGAATCTGtggcctaataaactgcatggtttcctgagttgtAAAGGGAGCACCACacgtcatcgcgtgactccaaattATGGTTATTAGGCTATCAATATTGCCACCGACATTTCTTGAATAattcattttaccgacacaaaattatcccaccttgtctagtgtGTTTTGCCGACATTTGGAAAGTCTACCTAAAcattttctgtttccatcaggcccgtctttacattttttttatccgatTTCTACTTTTCGGGCTTAAAAAGGTTGGAGCGAACTCTCCCAATAAATAACGAGGCAGACATGCGAGAACGTTGCGATTCTAAACCAAAGTTTGCAGGCAAAACCTTAAGTGGTTTTGGTGAGGTAGTTGACTCAAACTAGCCACTTGTGAAACGCAGTGATTAAAAATAACCTCCGTGATCTCCATTTTGCTAGCTACTATTTTGCATTTTATTCAAGCGGATAAAGTAGTGACATAGTTACTATGCCAAACTGATGTTATAATACATACAGACGGTGCCGCTTTCAAGACAACTCGGAACTCGGAAAGTCGGAAATGTCCGACTTGGAAACTCGTAGACAAATGAGCTCCGAGTTTTCCGATATTCCGAGTTGTTATGAAAGCA
The DNA window shown above is from Salmo salar chromosome ssa13, Ssal_v3.1, whole genome shotgun sequence and carries:
- the kctd6b gene encoding BTB/POZ domain-containing protein KCTD6 isoform X1, which produces MENGDWGHRMTNPVTLNVGGHLYTTSLSTLQRYPDSMLGAMFRGDFPTTRDAQGNYFIDRDGTLFRYVLNFLRTSELTLPVDFTETDLLRKEADFYLIEPLIHCLNEPKPLYPLDIFEQVVELSSTRKLSKYSNPVAVIITQLTITTKVQALLEGICKNFTKWNKHMMDTRDFQVSFTFGPCDYHQEVTLRVHLMDYIMKQGFTIRNTRVHHMSERANENTVEHHWTFCRPARKVED